Part of the Lucilia cuprina isolate Lc7/37 chromosome 5, ASM2204524v1, whole genome shotgun sequence genome is shown below.
CCCATTGAAAAACTTGATTGTACCATTAGCTCAGGCACCTCTGTTTATTTCGTTCTTTATGAGTTTGCGTGAGATGGCCAATACACCTGTTGAGTCCATGAGAGATGGTGGGTTATTTTGGTTTACCGACTTGACTATAGCCGATCCTACCTTTATGTTGCCCATCATAACCAGTGCTACTCTATTTTTAACTGTGGAAATTGGTACAGATAGTGCTAGGTTGACTGCTCAAAATATGGGCATGatgaaatatgttttaagaGCTTTGCCCATTGCAATTTTCCCCTTTACTATGAATTTCCCGGCGGCTATTTTGACATACTGGGCTTGCAGTAACTTTATATCTTTGGGCCAAGTAAGTTgaggttttaaaaatattgtatttatataataaattgttaCTAATAATTTGTAAAGGTTGCTATATTGAAAATTCCTGCCGTACGTGAATACTTCAAAATCGATAAAATGGTCATACATAAAGCTGAAAACTTGCCGgtcaaaaagaagaaatttgtgGAAGGCATGAAAGATTGTaagtaaacattattttttttaaataaatctttagttaaaaacaaaaaaattaatttaattgcttataactatattttcttttaacttttacaGCCTGGCAAAACATGAAAATCACCAAAGAATTGGAGGAACGCCAGCGTTTAGACGAAATACGCTTTGCCAAGGCAGGCAAAGGACCTTTAGTAAAAACCTATAAATATGATCCCACAAAACCTCGGCCGTCAGCTAATATACAAGCCAAAAAGAGTAGTTAAGTTTAAAACCGAAAAAAATCTATTACCCTTACAcaaaataagttgtttttattataataaaacgaaagaaaaaaaatcgacattttgtCACTAAAGTTTCTTTAAGCAGCCGCCACTTCTTTGCTAGCTATACACTGGTTAATAACTTCTGCCAAGTGTTTATTTTCCAAGGCAGCCGCCACTCTTTCCTTATCAGCGAGCTGTTTGTTGACCGCATTTTCGGAAGCATGAGTTCCAGGTGTTATCTCTACAGTTACCTTGAAACGGGGAGGCAAAGATCTTAGCAACTTAACCCTTATAGACAAACCTATAAGCGTAGCCATTGAGCAATGTGGTATGGTGGGTGTAAAATTAACAAAGACTTCATTATTTTTGTCGCTGACTTTAATAAGGTCCTCTTGTACTACTCTCAATTCTTCCAAGGTCAAAGGATGTTCCGGATCGTTGATGTTGCGTATGAGatctaaaataacaatttattaaaaatgtataatggGAGGTCGGCATTAATATTACCAAATATTTCCCTGGTGTCGAAAGGATCACAGACATTCTCATCGGCTTCTTCTTTGGTTATTATACGTTCCTTACGTTTGCTGTAGACATTGGGATTAAGATTTTCTATTTCCGTaggcattttttattaataaaggtttattaatttttaattaaatgcgaCTTTGTGTTTTGCTCTTCTtcgttttaaagtaaaatattcacTGCAAatgattaacaaaaatattaatattaccaGATTGAATTAAGCACTGAGTTGCCAAATTACTATCAACCAATCTAACTACCTATCCatatatctgtctatctatctatctatctatctatctatctatccatctatctatctatctatctatctatctatctatctatctatctatctatctatctatctaNNNNNNNNNNNNNNNNNNNNNNNNNNNNNNNNNNNNNNNNNNNNNNNNNNNNNNNNNNNNNNNNNNNNNNNNNNNNNNNNNNNNNNNNNNNNNNNNNNNNAAATTACAAGTCGGCTATAGTCACCATTCTTGATTAAACTAAAGTCCAATtttggactaaactatagactcaattataaattaaactatactCCAGCTTTGATAAagcaactaaaactaaactatagaattatCAATTCCGAATATCTGGAGCATTTCTCGGTTTAAAAAATccaattaaatttatgtataaaaacacGTACCCAccctttaacatttattaagtAACAGTACCACTTTCCACATTATATAATTGCACTAAATTCAAATCATTATGATTCACATTTACCACCGCTTCCGTAGAATTTGTGGTAAATAAATTGCTTTTAACTTTGATTTTACTCTTTTGAAGATCTGTTGAAGAAGCAATTACagatttttctgtatttttcacAGCAGATATATCTtcggaaacttttgatttcacCCTATCATCATTAGGTTTTTCATGTTTAGCCTGATGCACTACGAGTAGTGAACGATTGATGGTGGAATATGAACAAACCGAACATTTATATATGACCGAGTCAGCATTTTCTGGATGTTTTTGTAAGATGTGTTTctgaaatatagaaaaagtgcaattagaaaataaatttacaatataaagTCTGCTTAAAACCAACCTGATATGCCACACTTTGCACCGATTTATAGGGACAAAAGATGCATTCATACATTTTGCGATTCTCGTGACCCATGCGATGTCTTCGAAAGGCATTATGATCATTTGTGGCGTAATCacaattttgacatttataaaGTTTCTCACCATCACTGTGCGTTAACAAATGCAATTTTAACGATGACTTGGAACTCATTAACTTTTCGCATACGTTACACTTAAGCGAAGAGTCTCCCTTTTTGCAACAATGTTCTCGTAAAGTTTTCTGTTGCGAAAATGTGGAACCACAATCCGAGCAACGATGTATTTCggttggtggtggtggtggtttgGGTGGTGTCGTTGTGGTAATCGCAGCAGTCGCTTGTACACGATGCCAACGGCgatgattttttaattgtttagagTTTTTAAAGGCTTTTTCACAATGTTCACACTTATAGTTGCGATCTTCAAAGTGAATTTTAGCATGTGTATTAACGAGACGTGAGAAAATAGGTGTTTTGAACTCGCACAGTTCACATTTGTACAGCTCCATATCGATTTGATGGGCCCGCCATAGATGAGTGTGAAGAGTATTCCAATTATTGAACTCGGATGATTTACATTCGGGACATAACATGGCCTGGGGACTGTCCGAGGACATATCATGACATTTGCGATGATATTCCACAGTTTCGGGTTTCTTAAAGCGAAAGGCACAACCTTTAATGGAACATTTGGAGAATAAATCTTCGGCTGAACTGCCAATTGTTTGTTTTAGCTTAGTAATGCGTGTGCGATTAGAACCAAAGGGTCGACCTCTTACCGAAGTGCCACTGGTGGCCGAGACAGCTGTTGGACGTTTAGGTGGCTCCATTAGATTATTAGCTACATATATGCGTCCCTTTTCCAACGGTGAAGTTGGTTTATCAGGCTGTTTGTTGACATTATTTAGTTTCTTCAAGGGTGATACAGGTACCAATGGTGGCAAGGGTATATTGCTGTTGGTTAAAGGATTTACATTGCTGTTATGCAAATTAATCGATTCTGTCGATTCCGTAGAGTTATTTGTCACGGGTACTAAGGGTGGTAATTCGTTTACAGGCgttatatttttactaatttcttTACTGACATTTGTTTCCTTAACATTTGCAGCTACAGAAGTTTCATTTGTTTCCGGAGTAGCATTAACTAATTCCCTTTTAAGACTGCTATCACCAACACTTTCATTCTCTCTAGGTATCACCAACAAATCTTCCTCCTGACTAACAATATCAATTTGATTTGGAATCTCGTTATGACTATCTTGTATCTGTTCTACGATTAAATCGGTTTGCTGATCTATTGCTATATGATTTGCGGTTCCCGTTAATTCTTCTATATCACGTATGGTTATCAATGATACCTGGGGAGTGtcaatatcaaaattattgCTACTTAACTTTTGGTTATTATTCTCCATAGAATAAACCAAATTTTCTGCACTATTTTCATTTGAAGCATCGGCTATTATGCAATTAATATCTTCGGCTAGATCTTCATAAGTTTCTGGCCAATCATTGACCATTTGAGTGTCTAAAtcatgaaatttaaaatgatcATCTTCATATAAATCATCTCCAATGAGATTAATATCATTTAGACTGGAAGAGTTAACTTTATCTAAGACTTCGCTGGTATGATTATTGTCCAAATTGGGCGCTATCAAATGCTGTACTTCGGTCTTGTTCATTAAGTTTAATTCGTCAACGGTACGTAGGTGGAGAGTTCCTCTTTGTTCCTGGATAGTGGAAACGGGCTTTGTCTGAAAGAGGAGAAACAATGGTTGGAAATACATTTTAGAATTGCAACCTCAGAAAATCGTGTAAAGTTCCTAAATATAAAAGGTATTTTTAGACTAgcactaaactaaaactaaattagaattgaataagaactgaactagaactgaactagaactgaactagaactgaactagaactgaactagaactgaactagaactgaactagaactgaactagaactgaactagaactgaactagaactgaactagaactgaactaaaactgaactagaactgaactagaagtcaactagaactgaactagaactgaactagaactgaactaaaactgaactagaactgaactagaagtcaactagaactgaactagaactgaactagaactgaactagaactgaactagaactgaactagaactgaactagagctgaactagaactaactagaactgaactagaactgaactagaactgaactagaactgaataagaactgaactaaaactgaactagaactgaattagactgaactagaactgatttagaactcaactagaactgaattagaactcaactagaactgaactagaactgtaaaataaaaataaatccaaaatttcATACGTTAACATACCATTATCATATTAATATCTGCCGTTGACGGTGGGGTAGGTGTGGCTGCTGCGTCCGGTATTAGAGcaatattttccatttgttCGCCATTTACATTAAGCTCTTCATTATTACCCAAAAATAACGTGTTCTCtaatatataattgttattgttgttgttattgttattggcATTAGAGGTGTTAATAAATTGAAACGTATCCATATCACTATGATTGCTTATAAAATtagcattattatttaaattattgccACTGGAATTTGTATCAAACATATATGGTGGCGGCATATGTACCAAAGTTGAATCATAGACCTGATTATTATTACAAGACGTGCTATGATCATTAAGAAATCCACCATTGTTGTTAGCGTGTAATGAATCAAGAggcattaaattaaaactttcaacactttttacataaattttaggTCTTCTGGGTTTTTCCGTAGCTGTCGCAACATTATTAGTGTTAGTATTTGTATTTACCAAAGAACagtcattattattaatattggaTTTATTGAGGGTATTGTCCATAGTTTGTGGGTAGTCATAGGATGAAGAGTTGGTATTATTGCCTAAATTTAACGGGCTTCCAGCTAATAAAtccaaagtattatttaataaatctgtattgaaatttagataattatttatattagaattttgtatttcataATCTCGTCTAAGTAGTGCCGGCTCTCTTAATACATCAACACTTTTAATAGAGATTTTTTGTTTGGGCTTTGTGGGCTGTTGTGTGTGATTAGTAGTTGGTGGTCCCGCTAGTTGATTATCAGTTTGTTCCATAGGCTGGCGATTGGGTTCTCTAAGGCATtccacattttttaaataaattctacttTTACGTATGGGTTCTTTGGTGGTTTctgtatttaatgttttatttatgatttccAGCGAGGCATTGCTTTCATCATCATTGGATTTCTTTTTGGATTCTATGAAAGTGTTAAGCAATTTTGGAACATCTTCTTCTCTCATTAAATGATCTAATTTTAAGTGGATTTTTAGAGATTCttgttgataaaaaatattactgcagccttgaaaaaaacaacaaagttttttaaagatatataaataaataatttattaataattaccTGGACAATTTATTGGCCTAAGTTGTTCACTTTTAGTAACACTTTCTTCCTTATGTTGTGAGGCTATATGATCATCACGTTCAGTCTCTCTTAGGCTTATATACGGACACTTGGAACATTTGTAGATTTGTAAAAGAGCCGAAGATTTCTCTtctatattattgttattagtaATACTGTTAGATTGCTTCTCATTTGTAGAGGTATCCATGGGTtccatattattttcattttgtgtttGATTAGCTGTTCGAGGCGGTGTTGGTGTGGCATTGGTACGTTCTTTGGACGCCTCCGAAGTTTCAGATTTAATAGGTTCCGATTTAATTTCCTCTTGTCTGCTAATATTTCTACGAAAAACATTACCATAACTGGTTCGCTGCGGCTGAACATTTGTGGTATGAATTTGAACAAAAGGTATGCCACCAAAGTGTGTTGAAGAAGCTGGGACATTGCTTACAACAGCACTACTAGAATTTACTCTTTTACTAACACTTTGTGACTCCAGCTTTTCTTGTTCCTCATGCGAATTgggtagaaaattaaatacattattttgtGGATGTCTTTGTTCCACACCAGAAACACTTTGTGTTAAAGTTGTCACCATGTCACCTGACGaaacattatttatataatgAATGGTGGCTGGCATTTCATCATATTCTATATTTTGTGTTAGAGGATTTATCTCCGTCACCTAGAAAAAGtgtaaatatttgcataaatagttttacacttgtttaaatattgtttttacctGGTGACTGGATGTACAAAAATAATTCTCATAATTTGAGAACGAGGAatcattcattttatattttaacttgttTCTTAACCTTATAGGCTCTATGTTGTAAAAtacatttgtaattttcttaaaaaaattaataaattaatgaaaataattaaagaaaacttgataaacaatgtaaatattGGTCGTagtatttattttcattcaacttaaagagaaaactgttatactgacagCTGAGATGTTATACTAACAGCTGATTACTCTGTTATCACTAGAATAATGCCAGATGGTGAAGAAAATACTTGTGGTTATATTAgttagtagggttctatagtttaACGAAAactcgacttttcgacttttcaactttttgcattttatgaaaagtcgacttttcgactttttgcatttagttaaaagtcgatttttcaacttttttcatttaattaaaagtcgatttttcgacttttaatattttataaatagtagactttttccgactttttgacttttttcgactttccgacctttcgacttttttcgacttttatttacaaagtcggctttttttcatagacgatagtcgagttatcgacttttttggaacaacgactttttgacttgtttcgacaaaaaagtcgatagttcgattattcgaaagtcgatttatagaaccctattagTTAGCCGGTTGAAAGGgaaatatgtgtttttaattgGTATTACAAAGCTCTCTCgatattttttgtaatgttttctGATTTATTTCTGTACAAAAATAACTCGTCTAacctttttccatagaaaaaacaTGTCGAACATtgcaaaactgtttttttttaatttttacttttttacagaaaaaacttttgaaaatatttttctatagagaaaattatttattaattatttttctagaGAATAACTTGattaacttttttctattgaaaaaaatttttaaacttttttcttggCGAactttttctctataaaaaaacttgtcaACTTTTTCTCCATACAAATTTGTTGAACttttttcctttagaaaaattgAGCAAATTTTTTCTGTACAAACAATTTGCCGAActgttttcaaaagaaaaaacttgtcagacagaaaacaatttttcttttatagaaacacTTGCTGAATTTTTTTTCCATAGAATGAACATATCAAACTTGTCGAAtcgaatttttcacaaaatatttctttgaacaatttttttttaactttgaacTGCCAGGTTAtcccacaaaaataaaacagttataTCATTGAATCatcataatcaaaaaaattccaccagtttat
Proteins encoded:
- the LOC111677245 gene encoding mitochondrial inner membrane protein OXA1L, whose amino-acid sequence is MILQRLQILRNANVLKQLNAQNKFTSSGLGAVSITRDLHVSSDRKWQKTGNQQLPLMALTMPSMAVRYASTEGVAKTVVDLSDIPAPPVAPESVSEVASQALNALGEPTFASIGLGGWSPVGLVETCMEFLHVTCDLPWWGAIAIGTAVVRTLIFPLVIMAQRNAAKMNNHMPQMQVLQMKMTEARQSGNAIDSARYAQEMMIFMKEKELNPLKNLIVPLAQAPLFISFFMSLREMANTPVESMRDGGLFWFTDLTIADPTFMLPIITSATLFLTVEIGTDSARLTAQNMGMMKYVLRALPIAIFPFTMNFPAAILTYWACSNFISLGQVAILKIPAVREYFKIDKMVIHKAENLPVKKKKFVEGMKDSWQNMKITKELEERQRLDEIRFAKAGKGPLVKTYKYDPTKPRPSANIQAKKSS
- the LOC111677246 gene encoding MIP18 family protein galla-2; amino-acid sequence: MPTEIENLNPNVYSKRKERIITKEEADENVCDPFDTREIFDLIRNINDPEHPLTLEELRVVQEDLIKVSDKNNEVFVNFTPTIPHCSMATLIGLSIRVKLLRSLPPRFKVTVEITPGTHASENAVNKQLADKERVAAALENKHLAEVINQCIASKEVAAA
- the LOC111677243 gene encoding putative uncharacterized protein DDB_G0277255 encodes the protein MNDSSFSNYENYFCTSSHQVTEINPLTQNIEYDEMPATIHYINNVSSGDMVTTLTQSVSGVEQRHPQNNVFNFLPNSHEEQEKLESQSVSKRVNSSSAVVSNVPASSTHFGGIPFVQIHTTNVQPQRTSYGNVFRRNISRQEEIKSEPIKSETSEASKERTNATPTPPRTANQTQNENNMEPMDTSTNEKQSNSITNNNNIEEKSSALLQIYKCSKCPYISLRETERDDHIASQHKEESVTKSEQLRPINCPGCSNIFYQQESLKIHLKLDHLMREEDVPKLLNTFIESKKKSNDDESNASLEIINKTLNTETTKEPIRKSRIYLKNVECLREPNRQPMEQTDNQLAGPPTTNHTQQPTKPKQKISIKSVDVLREPALLRRDYEIQNSNINNYLNFNTDLLNNTLDLLAGSPLNLGNNTNSSSYDYPQTMDNTLNKSNINNNDCSLVNTNTNTNNVATATEKPRRPKIYVKSVESFNLMPLDSLHANNNGGFLNDHSTSCNNNQVYDSTLVHMPPPYMFDTNSSGNNLNNNANFISNHSDMDTFQFINTSNANNNNNNNNNYILENTLFLGNNEELNVNGEQMENIALIPDAAATPTPPSTADINMIMTKPVSTIQEQRGTLHLRTVDELNLMNKTEVQHLIAPNLDNNHTSEVLDKVNSSSLNDINLIGDDLYEDDHFKFHDLDTQMVNDWPETYEDLAEDINCIIADASNENSAENLVYSMENNNQKLSSNNFDIDTPQVSLITIRDIEELTGTANHIAIDQQTDLIVEQIQDSHNEIPNQIDIVSQEEDLLVIPRENESVGDSSLKRELVNATPETNETSVAANVKETNVSKEISKNITPVNELPPLVPVTNNSTESTESINLHNSNVNPLTNSNIPLPPLVPVSPLKKLNNVNKQPDKPTSPLEKGRIYVANNLMEPPKRPTAVSATSGTSVRGRPFGSNRTRITKLKQTIGSSAEDLFSKCSIKGCAFRFKKPETVEYHRKCHDMSSDSPQAMLCPECKSSEFNNWNTLHTHLWRAHQIDMELYKCELCEFKTPIFSRLVNTHAKIHFEDRNYKCEHCEKAFKNSKQLKNHRRWHRVQATAAITTTTPPKPPPPPTEIHRCSDCGSTFSQQKTLREHCCKKGDSSLKCNVCEKLMSSKSSLKLHLLTHSDGEKLYKCQNCDYATNDHNAFRRHRMGHENRKMYECIFCPYKSVQSVAYQKHILQKHPENADSVIYKCSVCSYSTINRSLLVVHQAKHEKPNDDRVKSKVSEDISAVKNTEKSVIASSTDLQKSKIKVKSNLFTTNSTEAVVNVNHNDLNLVQLYNVESGTVT